The following are from one region of the Gloeomargarita lithophora Alchichica-D10 genome:
- a CDS encoding bifunctional nuclease family protein: protein MIEMKVAGIALDALSRNPIVLLKDTTERRALPIWIGQAEAKAIISALEAEDLPRPLTHDLMLNGWGLWDVTLRRVVIHSLHDNVFHAVLDLYRGEELRQLDARPSDAIALALKADLPIWVMEEVVANASIPVDREADEAELEAFREFVAQVRPDDFGGRRGHSEGQESSDRG, encoded by the coding sequence ATGATTGAGATGAAGGTTGCCGGGATTGCCCTAGATGCCCTGAGCCGCAATCCCATTGTATTGCTCAAGGACACCACGGAGCGGCGGGCATTGCCGATTTGGATTGGGCAGGCGGAAGCCAAGGCCATCATCAGTGCTTTAGAAGCGGAGGATTTACCCCGGCCTTTAACCCACGACCTGATGCTGAATGGGTGGGGGTTGTGGGATGTGACCTTGCGCCGGGTGGTGATTCACTCTCTGCACGATAACGTTTTTCATGCGGTGCTAGACCTGTACCGGGGCGAAGAACTGCGCCAGTTGGATGCCCGCCCCAGCGATGCCATTGCCCTGGCTCTCAAAGCCGACCTGCCCATTTGGGTGATGGAGGAGGTGGTGGCGAATGCTTCGATTCCCGTGGACCGGGAGGCGGATGAGGCGGAATTGGAAGCGTTTCGGGAGTTTGTCGCCCAGGTGCGACCGGATGATTTTGGGGGGCGGCGGGGTCACAGCGAGGGGCAGGAATCATCGGATCGGGGTTAG